The following coding sequences lie in one Pectobacterium sp. A5351 genomic window:
- the mukE gene encoding chromosome partition protein MukE, whose protein sequence is MSSTNIEQLMPVKLATALSNNLFPALDSQLRAGRHIGIEELENHVFLMDFQEVLEEFYSRYNVELIRAPEGFFYLRPRSTTLIPRSVLSELDMMVGKILCYLYLSPERLAHEGIFSQQELYEELLSLADESKLLKLVNQRSTGSDLDRQKLQEKVRTSLNRLRRLGMIYFMGNDSSKFRITESVFRFGADVRSGDDAREAQLRMIRDGEAMPVEGSLSLKDDSDDNDRTDDTAPETGEDE, encoded by the coding sequence ATGTCATCGACAAATATTGAACAACTTATGCCAGTGAAGCTGGCAACCGCGCTGTCGAATAACCTCTTTCCTGCGCTGGACAGCCAATTGCGCGCCGGGCGTCATATTGGCATTGAAGAGCTGGAAAACCACGTCTTTCTGATGGATTTCCAGGAAGTGCTGGAGGAATTCTACAGCCGCTACAACGTGGAGTTGATTCGCGCGCCGGAAGGCTTTTTCTATCTGCGCCCGCGCTCCACCACGCTGATCCCTCGCTCGGTGCTGTCTGAGCTGGATATGATGGTAGGGAAAATTCTCTGCTATCTCTACCTGAGCCCGGAGCGTTTAGCGCACGAAGGCATTTTCAGCCAGCAGGAACTGTATGAAGAGCTGCTGAGTCTGGCAGATGAAAGCAAGCTGTTGAAGCTGGTTAACCAGCGCTCTACCGGTTCCGATCTGGATCGCCAAAAGCTGCAGGAAAAAGTCAGAACTTCGCTGAACCGCTTACGTCGGCTAGGCATGATCTACTTTATGGGCAATGACAGCAGCAAATTCAGAATTACCGAGTCGGTGTTCCGCTTCGGCGCTGATGTACGCAGCGGCGATGATGCCCGCGAAGCACAGCTACGTATGATTCGCGATGGTGAAGCGATGCCTGTTGAAGGTAGTTTGTCGCTGAAAGATGACAGCGACGATAACGATCGCACCGATGATACCGCGCCAGAAACGGGCGAGGATGAATAA